GGTCGGGCTCATCTTCAACACCCGGCTGTCCTTCATGATGTCGAGTGCACTCGCGCCGACCGGCGCGCTGTGGGCCTTCATCGCACTGTGGACCGGTGCGCTGTGGGGCAAGCCGACCTGGGGCACCTACTGGGTGTGGGACGCGCGACTCACGTCAGAACTCATTCTGTTCTTTCTTTATTGCGGCTACATGGCGCTGCAGGCGGCCATCGACGACCCGCGCCGGGCTGATCGCGCAGGGGCGCTGATCGCCATCGTCGGTGCGATCAACGTGCCGATCATCTATTTTTCGGTGAAGTGGTGGAACACCCTGCATCAGGGGGCGTCTGTAAGCCTGACGCAGTCGCCGTCGATGGCCAGCACCATGCTCACCGGCATGCTGCTGATGGCGCTGGCGGCATGGGCTTACACGATAGGCGTGGCACTTGTGCGTGTGCGCGCCATCATGATCGAACGCGAGCGGCACACCGACTGGGTGCGTCAGCTCGGCAACGCAAC
The sequence above is a segment of the Methyloversatilis sp. RAC08 genome. Coding sequences within it:
- the ccmC gene encoding heme ABC transporter permease CcmC, with protein sequence MSDSPLTATRAPSSGFSLFYYASPQTFFPLAGKLLWPTWIIAIVLTIAGLYTGFFIAPTDATQGDSYRIIFIHVPAAWMSMVIYLVMAFWCAVGLIFNTRLSFMMSSALAPTGALWAFIALWTGALWGKPTWGTYWVWDARLTSELILFFLYCGYMALQAAIDDPRRADRAGALIAIVGAINVPIIYFSVKWWNTLHQGASVSLTQSPSMASTMLTGMLLMALAAWAYTIGVALVRVRAIMIERERHTDWVRQLGNATQAGGSKA